GGGTGGCCTAGGCCACCCGCCTCCAAAGGTGATTCTTTTGACACTGCTAAAGGTTTCAGAGATCAATTTTGCCTATGGCGACAGAATGGTATTACACGATGTGTCCTTCCAGGTGGCACCCGGAGACTTTCTTGGGATCATCGGCCCTAACGGCTCGGGCAAGTCCACCTTGCTCAAGAACTTGAACCGGATCCTGCCCTACAAAGGGGGGAAGGTGGAGCTGGAAGGGATGGAGCTTTCCAAGATTCCCTACCGGGAATTGGCCCGCCGGCTGGCCTATGTGGGCCAGGACATCCAAGTGACCTTTGCCTTCACGGTGGAGGATGTGGTCCTGATGGGACGTCATCCCCACGTTCAGCGGTTCAAAGGGGAAGAAGCCTCGGATTGGCAAGTGGTGAGGGAAGTGATGGAGGCCACCGGTATTACCCATCTGTCCTCCCGGGTGATCACAGAGCTCAGCGGTGGTGAAAGGCAGCGGGTGCTATTGGCCAAGGCTTTGGCCCAGGAACCGGACCTGCTGCTTTTGGATGAGCCTACGTCCCATTTGGATATTAACCACCAGGTGGAATTCTTCGATCTGTTGCGGGAACTCAATGCCGAAAGGGGACTGACGGTGATTACGGTGCTGCACGATCTAAACCTTGCAGCCTTGTACTGTCGACAGCTTTTGCTCCTGAATCAGGGCCGGGTCTTTGCCTTTGGTCCACCGGAGGAGGTGCTGAGCAAGGAGAACATTCAACAGGTGTACCACACCCAGGTGGAGATCTATGCCCATCCTTTGACTGGCCTGCCCCAGATCCTGTTACTTCCCAAGGAACGGGAGGTCACCGGCAGCAGGATCTAAAGTACCCGCTGAAAGCTTAAATCCGCAGGCCATTGGCAGCGGTCCGAGGGCAGGATCCTTTGCCTTGGGGTGGTGTGCTGGGGACCGGGTAGGGGCCGGTGGGTCAGCCAGCGTTTCTCCAGGGCCTGTACTACGTCAAGGCAAGAGTTGAAGGGTTCATAGGG
This sequence is a window from Bacillota bacterium. Protein-coding genes within it:
- a CDS encoding heme ABC transporter ATP-binding protein, with the translated sequence MVLHDVSFQVAPGDFLGIIGPNGSGKSTLLKNLNRILPYKGGKVELEGMELSKIPYRELARRLAYVGQDIQVTFAFTVEDVVLMGRHPHVQRFKGEEASDWQVVREVMEATGITHLSSRVITELSGGERQRVLLAKALAQEPDLLLLDEPTSHLDINHQVEFFDLLRELNAERGLTVITVLHDLNLAALYCRQLLLLNQGRVFAFGPPEEVLSKENIQQVYHTQVEIYAHPLTGLPQILLLPKEREVTGSRI